In Rariglobus hedericola, the following proteins share a genomic window:
- a CDS encoding substrate-binding domain-containing protein, which produces MSFGRLVNEADTRLREWLDTSAQKPGTRLPSERALAVQLGIQHYALNRAMARLISEGRVEREGYKLTVAASTRIDAGLTCHLVIAQRSVHLPSYKRVAKEMGVKLVVHTWQSADEAALALDRLDSRDTEAVIFDPPYVAPVSLWEPIAARLLKHGIPVVGIGQSSAAIYSVNSDNLHDLEIAINHLLKLGHREIGFVTAPPTNPGAIEVLYGWEQICRRNQLNKSASRIYLQTNARLKEEAVEVADLLVNSWREITALIVFSGLDYNVQLLQEQLHQKGRRVPAELSLLFIGASKSPAHATIPVTSLTIDVALLQETAFNLAQRATRKKKNLGILPPPCSVLIQSQFIARNSTRPPAVLNDTSPEPKEDPSIASHTASRKLQPPAEIARALESCLRMAYPLAAKASLSERPRFAPIDLGTLVNRPLNFRRGWLGDLPLKQFPPGPHEIHGVPFNILGGPRRSDCGAIVFHSAVNTTGNSQKLPDTLIIPIKQKVRAVYILHGCGYAKFLHPFARYRFLNRKTCLGNVPLVSLGQPPPDYNPSQQTTDAVTPNIQDWWPDFPHMDFPGARMAPIMESEEAGHLPRHVYLYTLEWINPSPDKIVDSLEVSVDATLSTTLGVLAVTVLKP; this is translated from the coding sequence ATGTCCTTTGGCCGTCTTGTTAACGAAGCCGATACCCGCCTGCGCGAATGGCTGGATACTTCCGCCCAAAAACCCGGCACCCGCCTGCCTTCAGAACGTGCGCTCGCCGTGCAGCTCGGCATTCAACACTACGCACTCAATCGCGCGATGGCCCGTCTCATATCGGAGGGGCGCGTCGAGCGTGAAGGCTACAAGCTCACGGTCGCCGCCAGCACCCGCATCGACGCCGGTCTCACCTGCCATCTGGTGATTGCCCAACGATCCGTTCATCTCCCGAGCTACAAGCGCGTCGCCAAGGAAATGGGCGTCAAACTCGTTGTGCACACCTGGCAATCCGCCGACGAAGCTGCCTTGGCACTCGACCGTCTGGATAGCCGCGACACCGAGGCCGTCATCTTCGATCCGCCCTATGTGGCGCCCGTATCGTTGTGGGAACCGATTGCCGCCCGTCTGCTCAAACACGGCATACCGGTGGTTGGCATCGGCCAGTCGTCGGCCGCCATTTATTCGGTTAACAGTGACAATCTTCATGATCTGGAAATCGCCATCAACCACCTGCTCAAGCTGGGGCATCGCGAAATAGGTTTCGTCACCGCACCGCCCACCAATCCCGGAGCCATTGAGGTGCTTTATGGCTGGGAGCAGATATGCCGGCGTAACCAACTCAATAAATCCGCCAGTCGCATCTACCTGCAAACGAATGCGCGCCTGAAAGAGGAAGCCGTCGAGGTCGCCGATCTGCTGGTCAACTCATGGAGGGAAATCACCGCTTTGATCGTGTTCTCCGGATTGGATTACAACGTCCAGTTGCTGCAGGAACAGTTACACCAGAAAGGACGGCGCGTGCCCGCCGAGTTGTCGCTCCTGTTTATCGGCGCCTCTAAATCTCCGGCACACGCCACAATTCCGGTCACCAGCCTGACCATCGACGTGGCACTCTTGCAGGAAACCGCTTTCAATCTGGCCCAGCGCGCGACCCGAAAGAAAAAAAATCTAGGTATCCTGCCCCCACCCTGCTCCGTGCTCATCCAGTCGCAGTTCATAGCACGCAACTCCACTCGGCCCCCGGCAGTCCTCAACGATACATCTCCTGAACCAAAGGAAGACCCCTCGATCGCGTCACACACGGCCAGCCGAAAACTCCAGCCTCCCGCCGAGATCGCACGCGCACTCGAATCCTGCCTGCGCATGGCCTACCCGCTGGCAGCAAAAGCATCATTGTCCGAACGCCCGCGTTTCGCGCCGATTGATCTGGGAACGCTTGTAAACCGTCCGCTCAACTTTCGCCGCGGCTGGCTCGGCGATCTGCCGCTCAAACAATTCCCCCCCGGCCCTCACGAAATCCATGGCGTGCCGTTTAACATCCTTGGCGGCCCGCGCCGCTCGGATTGCGGAGCCATTGTTTTCCACTCGGCGGTCAACACCACGGGGAACTCTCAAAAATTGCCCGACACATTGATCATCCCGATCAAACAAAAAGTCCGTGCCGTCTACATCCTCCACGGCTGCGGTTACGCGAAATTTCTGCATCCCTTCGCCCGTTACCGTTTCCTCAATCGCAAGACCTGCCTCGGAAATGTGCCGCTGGTTTCCCTCGGTCAGCCACCGCCCGACTACAACCCCTCGCAACAGACCACCGACGCCGTCACTCCCAACATTCAGGACTGGTGGCCCGATTTCCCGCACATGGATTTCCCTGGCGCACGCATGGCGCCTATCATGGAAAGCGAGGAGGCCGGCCATCTGCCGAGACACGTCTATCTCTACACGCTCGAATGGATCAATCCGTCGCCCGACAAGATCGTCGACAGCCTCGAAGTGTCCGTCGACGCCACGCTTTCCACGACTCTCGGCGTGCTCGCCGTGACGGTGCTGAAACCTTAG
- a CDS encoding GH36-type glycosyl hydrolase domain-containing protein — protein sequence MNYGRFDSAAHEYVVTRPDTPRAWSNYLGSRRYGGIVTNNAGGYSFTRSPAEGRILRHRYNSVPAEQPGRVFYLRDRDSADYWSSAWQPVAKPLDRYRTETRFGPGYADITSDYAGIKTESLYFIPLNQEFEYWRLRVTNTGTKPRRLSVFACAEFTTEWNLLNDLLNLQYTQYIGEAAWRDGFIRASSCSRLPEDKANFANRDQSRWWWMTLVGGDIAGHDCDRDSFLGSYRSYDRPLAVERGTCGNSAGFSDNTCGVIQSDIELAPGETREVLVLLGIGKSEREGRATRRKFGTAAACEKEFTALKAHWHALLETLHVETPDADFDHMTNTWGAYNALVTLEWSRSCSLVYTGEHRDGFGFRDTVQDMLGVVAMVPDIVRERLVLMLSGQDASGGAQPDVRPWLHVPGQMKPTPPGNYRSDDCLWFFNTIPAYVAETGDSAFYDEVVPFADKGKATVLGHLRRALEFNLARTGRNGLPCGLLADWNDCLKLGYKGESVFVAFQVRLGLATYAEIAGAKKLTRERSWALAELKKIDRAITRTCWDGKWFIWAIAEDGTVYGSAKAKEGRIYLNTQCWAILSGYADTNQAKSALASVKKLLASDYGVAMCAPPFAKTPVKVMRAVLFNPGNKENAGIFSHTQSWAVLAEIMAGDGDQAYDYYRSFMPSAQNDQIEKREIEPFAHCQSTHSQFSKKFGMSRVPWLSGTASWAHYTATNHILGLRPETGGLRIDPCIPSTWPGFKARRLFRGREVHVEVRNPNELNRGVSHLLVDGERIEGNLLPLSALNAVTRVIAVIGN from the coding sequence ATGAATTACGGACGCTTTGATTCCGCCGCCCATGAATACGTAGTCACCCGTCCCGACACGCCGCGGGCCTGGTCCAACTACCTCGGTTCTCGTCGCTACGGCGGCATCGTGACTAACAATGCCGGCGGTTATTCCTTCACCCGTTCGCCGGCCGAAGGTCGCATCCTCCGTCATCGCTACAACTCCGTTCCGGCGGAGCAACCCGGACGTGTTTTCTATCTGCGCGATCGGGACAGTGCCGATTACTGGTCGTCCGCCTGGCAACCGGTCGCCAAGCCGCTGGACCGCTATCGCACCGAGACACGCTTCGGCCCCGGTTACGCCGATATCACCAGTGATTACGCGGGAATCAAAACAGAGTCGCTCTACTTCATTCCGCTGAATCAGGAATTTGAATACTGGCGTTTACGCGTCACGAACACCGGCACCAAGCCCCGCCGTCTGAGCGTATTTGCCTGTGCCGAGTTCACCACCGAGTGGAACCTGCTCAACGACCTGCTTAATCTTCAATACACCCAATATATCGGCGAGGCCGCCTGGCGTGATGGCTTCATCCGCGCTTCGTCCTGTTCGCGTCTCCCCGAGGATAAAGCCAACTTCGCCAATCGCGACCAATCGCGCTGGTGGTGGATGACTCTCGTCGGCGGCGACATCGCCGGCCACGACTGCGACCGCGATTCCTTTCTCGGTTCTTATCGCAGTTACGACCGGCCGCTTGCAGTCGAACGCGGCACCTGCGGCAACAGTGCCGGTTTTTCTGACAACACCTGTGGCGTCATCCAGAGCGACATCGAGCTTGCGCCCGGTGAAACACGCGAGGTGCTCGTGTTGCTCGGCATCGGTAAAAGCGAACGCGAAGGCCGTGCCACGCGCCGCAAGTTCGGCACCGCCGCCGCGTGCGAAAAGGAATTCACCGCGCTCAAGGCTCATTGGCACGCATTGCTCGAAACGCTCCATGTTGAAACGCCCGATGCCGACTTCGACCACATGACGAACACGTGGGGCGCCTACAACGCGCTCGTGACACTCGAGTGGTCGCGCTCGTGCTCGCTCGTTTACACCGGTGAACACCGCGACGGTTTCGGTTTCCGTGACACCGTGCAGGACATGCTCGGGGTGGTCGCGATGGTGCCGGACATCGTGCGCGAACGCCTCGTGCTCATGCTCTCGGGCCAGGATGCTTCCGGCGGCGCGCAGCCTGATGTGCGTCCGTGGTTGCATGTGCCGGGCCAGATGAAACCGACTCCGCCGGGAAATTATCGCAGCGATGATTGCCTGTGGTTTTTCAATACGATCCCTGCCTACGTCGCCGAGACGGGAGACAGCGCTTTTTATGACGAAGTCGTGCCGTTTGCCGATAAGGGCAAGGCGACTGTCCTCGGTCATCTGCGCCGTGCGCTGGAGTTCAACCTCGCGCGCACCGGTCGCAACGGTCTGCCCTGCGGACTGCTCGCCGACTGGAACGACTGCCTTAAGCTCGGTTATAAGGGCGAGTCCGTCTTCGTCGCGTTCCAAGTGCGTCTCGGTCTTGCGACCTATGCGGAGATCGCCGGTGCGAAAAAACTCACGCGTGAACGCTCTTGGGCACTGGCCGAACTCAAGAAAATCGACCGTGCCATCACTCGAACCTGTTGGGACGGCAAGTGGTTCATCTGGGCCATCGCCGAGGACGGAACGGTTTACGGATCGGCCAAGGCGAAGGAGGGTCGCATTTATTTGAATACGCAGTGCTGGGCGATTCTTTCGGGCTATGCCGACACGAACCAGGCGAAGAGTGCGCTGGCCTCCGTGAAGAAGCTGCTCGCCTCGGACTACGGTGTGGCGATGTGCGCTCCGCCGTTTGCGAAGACTCCGGTCAAGGTCATGCGCGCCGTGCTCTTTAATCCGGGTAACAAGGAAAACGCCGGTATCTTCTCCCACACGCAAAGCTGGGCGGTGCTCGCCGAGATCATGGCCGGGGACGGCGATCAGGCCTATGACTACTACCGCTCCTTCATGCCCTCGGCGCAAAATGATCAGATCGAGAAGCGCGAGATCGAACCGTTCGCGCATTGCCAGAGCACCCACTCGCAGTTCTCGAAAAAGTTTGGCATGTCACGCGTGCCTTGGTTGTCGGGCACCGCGTCCTGGGCGCATTACACGGCGACGAATCACATTCTTGGACTGCGCCCCGAGACCGGCGGCTTGCGCATCGATCCGTGTATTCCGAGCACCTGGCCCGGTTTTAAGGCGCGCCGTCTGTTCCGTGGCCGCGAAGTGCACGTCGAGGTGCGTAATCCGAACGAACTTAATCGCGGCGTCTCTCACCTGCTCGTCGATGGCGAACGCATCGAAGGTAACTTGCTCCCCTTGTCGGCACTCAACGCGGTTACACGTGTGATCGCAGTCATCGGAAATTAA
- a CDS encoding polysaccharide deacetylase family protein, with protein sequence MKTSALITCLALVLSPFAAFAETGTTRIAQWKDDKKSPFMLMFDDACPSQVGNAVPELKKRELAATFYNFPAAGHYQGNKAFWETTVPAIPGFVYGNHTINHKGFSSVTDAEKEIADANATIMRLFPGKSPRLVSYADPGGVKNAISGPEIDSILAKNNLVRRPEFGGHGGGIAYRTASDVLAAVDRAIGKGTQEYIIFHGVGGDWIVFPQAEFTQLLDGLVTRRDSLWITDTISVHKYETARAKAQVKFKNDGPAQIRVLLTADVNLALYDQPLTLITQVPAAWKKCQVVQGTSKVTVPVENGEARYDAVPGATMITLTPAG encoded by the coding sequence ATGAAAACATCCGCACTCATTACTTGTCTGGCTCTCGTGCTTAGTCCGTTCGCTGCGTTTGCCGAGACGGGCACCACCCGCATCGCACAATGGAAGGACGACAAGAAAAGCCCCTTCATGCTGATGTTTGACGACGCGTGTCCTTCGCAAGTCGGCAACGCCGTGCCTGAACTTAAGAAACGCGAACTGGCCGCGACATTTTATAATTTTCCAGCGGCCGGTCATTACCAGGGAAACAAAGCGTTTTGGGAAACGACGGTGCCGGCGATCCCCGGATTCGTTTACGGAAACCACACGATCAATCACAAGGGTTTCTCGTCCGTGACTGACGCGGAAAAAGAAATCGCTGATGCAAACGCCACGATCATGCGCCTGTTTCCAGGGAAATCGCCGCGCCTGGTTTCCTATGCTGATCCGGGCGGCGTGAAGAACGCCATCAGCGGCCCCGAGATCGATTCGATCTTGGCCAAGAACAACCTCGTGCGCCGTCCTGAATTCGGCGGGCATGGCGGTGGTATTGCGTATCGCACCGCGAGCGACGTGCTGGCTGCGGTTGACCGTGCGATCGGCAAGGGCACGCAGGAATACATCATCTTCCATGGTGTCGGTGGCGACTGGATCGTTTTCCCGCAAGCGGAGTTCACCCAGCTGCTCGATGGGTTGGTGACTCGTCGCGACTCGCTGTGGATCACCGATACCATTTCGGTCCACAAATATGAAACCGCCCGCGCCAAGGCTCAGGTGAAATTCAAAAACGACGGTCCGGCGCAAATCCGGGTATTACTCACTGCCGATGTGAACCTCGCGCTCTATGACCAGCCGTTGACGCTGATCACGCAGGTGCCTGCCGCTTGGAAAAAATGCCAGGTCGTCCAAGGCACCTCGAAGGTCACGGTTCCCGTTGAAAACGGCGAGGCCCGCTACGATGCGGTGCCCGGCGCGACGATGATCACGCTGACGCCAGCAGGCTGA
- a CDS encoding glycosyl hydrolase family 28 protein yields the protein MQSLLWILAFACAGASKAAESSDLPGDSLQPVVAYQHPRSLARSAVYRVWANGQPVEVLQGGNADFVTFESDGPVELRIEATGLMAKATVRPLSRGVAFEINDRVMTFRIEKPQYLGVSVPGLIDLYIYANAIERNRPAKSDPGLHYFAAGQVYEIGDFKLKSGETFYIEGGAVVKGNLHAPKASHVRIAGRGILDGSYYNFAKKEEKRSIVFEESQGILIEDIIMIHPSSWMIVIGASRDAHIRRVKQIGSVMSTDGVDICGSRDVLIEQCFFRNDDDNIAIKSIARKGYLPWVGNIENVTVRDCVFYKGQPGNSMEIGFELSADRVSNIVFENIDVVTKGGDGAVFAMHNSDRALIENVRWENIRVESYWGKLIDLRVFKSRFTKDEERGQIRGVTFKNIRVNHPPGHNGYVVSLLGGASADKPVQGVVIEDLYLGETKVTTIEQLELLTRHCDEVIFK from the coding sequence GTGCAATCACTGCTCTGGATTTTGGCCTTCGCGTGTGCGGGCGCGAGCAAGGCTGCGGAGAGTTCTGATTTGCCCGGAGATTCTCTGCAGCCGGTGGTGGCGTATCAGCACCCGCGGTCTTTGGCGCGTTCGGCGGTTTATCGTGTCTGGGCCAACGGCCAGCCGGTCGAGGTGTTGCAGGGCGGCAATGCGGATTTCGTTACGTTTGAATCGGACGGACCGGTGGAATTGCGCATCGAAGCGACCGGCCTTATGGCCAAGGCGACCGTGAGACCGCTTTCAAGAGGCGTGGCTTTTGAAATCAATGACCGCGTGATGACCTTCAGGATTGAGAAACCTCAATATCTGGGCGTCTCCGTTCCGGGGCTCATTGATCTCTATATTTACGCCAACGCGATCGAGCGAAACCGGCCGGCGAAATCAGATCCGGGTCTTCACTATTTCGCAGCGGGGCAGGTTTACGAAATCGGTGATTTTAAACTGAAATCGGGCGAGACGTTTTACATCGAAGGCGGCGCGGTCGTGAAAGGAAATCTGCATGCGCCGAAGGCCTCGCACGTGCGCATCGCGGGCCGCGGAATACTGGATGGCAGTTACTACAATTTCGCGAAGAAAGAGGAGAAGCGGTCGATCGTGTTCGAGGAGTCTCAGGGTATTTTGATCGAAGATATCATCATGATTCACCCGTCGTCGTGGATGATTGTGATCGGCGCGAGTCGTGATGCGCACATCCGGCGCGTGAAACAAATCGGCTCAGTCATGTCCACCGACGGAGTGGATATTTGCGGCTCACGTGACGTGCTCATCGAGCAGTGTTTTTTTCGCAACGACGACGACAACATCGCCATCAAATCCATCGCACGAAAAGGTTATCTGCCTTGGGTGGGTAACATTGAAAACGTGACCGTGCGCGACTGCGTTTTCTACAAGGGACAGCCTGGGAATTCCATGGAGATTGGCTTTGAGCTGAGCGCGGACCGCGTGAGCAACATCGTCTTCGAGAACATTGATGTGGTGACCAAGGGTGGGGACGGCGCGGTGTTTGCCATGCACAACAGCGACCGTGCGCTCATTGAGAATGTTCGCTGGGAAAACATTCGAGTCGAAAGTTACTGGGGGAAGTTGATCGACCTCCGGGTTTTCAAGAGCCGCTTTACGAAGGATGAAGAGCGTGGCCAGATTCGAGGTGTGACGTTTAAGAACATCCGCGTGAACCATCCGCCCGGGCACAACGGCTATGTGGTTTCGTTGTTGGGCGGTGCGTCCGCCGACAAACCTGTTCAGGGCGTGGTCATCGAGGATTTGTATTTAGGTGAGACAAAGGTCACCACGATTGAACAACTCGAACTCCTGACCCGGCATTGCGACGAGGTCATCTTCAAGTGA